A stretch of the Capsicum annuum cultivar UCD-10X-F1 chromosome 8, UCD10Xv1.1, whole genome shotgun sequence genome encodes the following:
- the LOC107847755 gene encoding NADP-dependent malic enzyme isoform X1 codes for MISFTIPNFLRKALGKRRSGRINIRVVMESTLKELSNGESVLDVKDKCGVGGGVEDLYGEDRATEDQTITPWTFSVASGYSLLRDPHYNKGLAFTDAERDAHYLRGLLPPSVSNQELQEKKVMHNLRLYQVPLQRYMAMMDLQERNERLFYKLLIDNVEELLPVVYTPTVGEACQKYGSIFKRPQGLFISLKEKGKILEVLKNWPEKSIQVIVVTDGERILGLGDLGCQGMGIPVGKLSLYTALGGVRPSVCLPITIDVGTNNQQLLDDEFYIGLKQKRARGQEYAELLLEFMSAVKQNYGERVLIQFEDFANHNAFELLAKYRTTHLVFNDDIQGTASVVLAGLIASLKLLGGTLADHTFLFLGAGEAGTGIAELIALEITKKTSVPLEVARKKIWLVDSKGLIVSSRVESLQHFKKPWAHDHEPVKELIDAVKAIKPTVLIGTSGVGKTFTKEVVEAMASLNPKPLVMALSNPTSQAECTAEEAYTWSKGHAIFASGSPFDPFEFEGRTFVSGQANNAYIFPGFGLGIIMSGTIRVHDDMLLAASEALAAEVTEDDYLKGRIYPPFTNIRKISAHIAAEVAAKAYELGLATHLPRPKDLVKYAESCMYTPVYRHYR; via the exons ATGATCTCATTTACCATACCCAATTTCCTG AGAAAGGCATTGGGCAAAAGAAGATCAGGACGAATAAACATAAGAGTGGTTATGGAGAGCACATTGAAGGAATTATCAAATGGTGAGTCTGTTCTTGACGTAAAAGATAAATGTGGCGTAGGAGGTGGTGTTGAGGATTTGTATGGAGAGGATAGAGCCACGGAAGATCAGACTATTACCCCATGGACTTTTTCTGTTGCCAG TGGATATAGTTTGTTACGTGATCCACACTACAACAAAGGGCTTGCCTTCACTGATGCAGAGAGAGATGCTCACTATCTGCGTGGCCTTCTACCTCCCAGCGTTTCAAACCAAGAACTTCAG GAGAAGAAAGTGATGCACAATCTCCGCCTGTATCAAGTTCCACTGCAAAGATACATGGCCATGATGGATCTTCAG GAAAGAAATGAGAGGTTATTTTACAAGCTTCTCATCGATAATGTTGAAGAGCTATTGCCAGTAGTTTATACCCCGACAGTTGGTGAGGCTTGCCAGAAGTATGGAAGCATTTTCAAGCGTCCTCAGGGTCTCTTTATCAGCTTAAAggaaaa GGGAAAGATTCTTGAGGTATTGAAAAACTGGCCTGAGAAGTCTATCCAAGTCATTGTTGTTACTGATGGAGAGCGGATATTAGGACTTGGTGATCTTGGCTGTCAG GGCATGGGTATTCCTGTTGGAAAGCTCTCTCTTTATACTGCTCTTGGGGGTGTTCGTCCCTCAGTA TGTCTACCTATAACCATCGATGTTGGCACGAACAATCAGCAATTACTGGATGACGAGTTCTATATTGGACTCAAGCAGAAAAGAGCTAGGGGGCAG GAATATGCTGAACTTCTGTTGGAGTTTATGTCTGCAGTTAAGCAAAACTATGGAGAGAGAGTCCTCATTCAG TTTGAAGATTTTGCAAACCACAATGCATTTGAGCTTCTTGCAAAGTATCGCACAACACATCTTGTATTCAACGATGATATCCAG GGGACAGCATCTGTTGTTCTGGCCGGGCTTATCGCATCTCTAAAACTACTTGGTGGAACACTTGCTGACCATACATTTTTATTCTTAGGTGCTGGAGAG GCTGGAACTGGTATTGCTGAGCTCATAGCACTTGAGATAACAAAAAAG ACTAGTGTTCCATTAGAAGTGGCTCGAAAGAAGATTTGGCTGGTTGATTCTAAG GGACTGATTGTAAGTTCTCGTGTGGAGTCCCTTCAGCACTTCAAAAAGCCATGGGCTCATGATCACGAACCTGTTAAGGAACTTATAGATGCCGTGAAG GCAATAAAGCCAACTGTTCTAATAGGAACTTCCGGAGTTGGAAAAACATTTACGAAGGAAGTTGTTGAGGCTATGGCTTCTCTCAATCCG AAACCTCTTGTTATGGCTCTGTCAAATCCAACATCACAAGCTGAATGTACAGCTGAGGAAGCTTATACATGGAGTAAG GGTCATGCAATCTTTGCTAGTGGAAGCCCATTTGACCCTTTCGAGTTTGAGGGACGGACATTTGTGTCTGGCCAG GCCAATAACGCCTACATATTCCCTGGATTTGGTTTGGGGATTATTATGTCCGGCACAATCCGTGTGCATGATGATATGCTACTAGCAGCCT CGGAAGCTTTAGCAGCTGAGGTGACCGAGGATGACTATTTAAAGGGACGGATATACCCACCATTCACTAACATCAGAAAAATATCAGCTCATATAGCAGCCGAAGTAGCTGCAAAGGCATATGAACTTG GTTTAGCAACACATCTCCCTCGTCCTAAGGATCTCGTTAAGTATGCTGAAAGCTGTATGTACACTCCAGTCTACCGTCACTATCGCTAA
- the LOC107847755 gene encoding NADP-dependent malic enzyme isoform X4 — MHNLRLYQVPLQRYMAMMDLQERNERLFYKLLIDNVEELLPVVYTPTVGEACQKYGSIFKRPQGLFISLKEKGKILEVLKNWPEKSIQVIVVTDGERILGLGDLGCQGMGIPVGKLSLYTALGGVRPSVCLPITIDVGTNNQQLLDDEFYIGLKQKRARGQEYAELLLEFMSAVKQNYGERVLIQFEDFANHNAFELLAKYRTTHLVFNDDIQGTASVVLAGLIASLKLLGGTLADHTFLFLGAGEAGTGIAELIALEITKKTSVPLEVARKKIWLVDSKGLIVSSRVESLQHFKKPWAHDHEPVKELIDAVKAIKPTVLIGTSGVGKTFTKEVVEAMASLNPKPLVMALSNPTSQAECTAEEAYTWSKGHAIFASGSPFDPFEFEGRTFVSGQANNAYIFPGFGLGIIMSGTIRVHDDMLLAASEALAAEVTEDDYLKGRIYPPFTNIRKISAHIAAEVAAKAYELGLATHLPRPKDLVKYAESCMYTPVYRHYR, encoded by the exons ATGCACAATCTCCGCCTGTATCAAGTTCCACTGCAAAGATACATGGCCATGATGGATCTTCAG GAAAGAAATGAGAGGTTATTTTACAAGCTTCTCATCGATAATGTTGAAGAGCTATTGCCAGTAGTTTATACCCCGACAGTTGGTGAGGCTTGCCAGAAGTATGGAAGCATTTTCAAGCGTCCTCAGGGTCTCTTTATCAGCTTAAAggaaaa GGGAAAGATTCTTGAGGTATTGAAAAACTGGCCTGAGAAGTCTATCCAAGTCATTGTTGTTACTGATGGAGAGCGGATATTAGGACTTGGTGATCTTGGCTGTCAG GGCATGGGTATTCCTGTTGGAAAGCTCTCTCTTTATACTGCTCTTGGGGGTGTTCGTCCCTCAGTA TGTCTACCTATAACCATCGATGTTGGCACGAACAATCAGCAATTACTGGATGACGAGTTCTATATTGGACTCAAGCAGAAAAGAGCTAGGGGGCAG GAATATGCTGAACTTCTGTTGGAGTTTATGTCTGCAGTTAAGCAAAACTATGGAGAGAGAGTCCTCATTCAG TTTGAAGATTTTGCAAACCACAATGCATTTGAGCTTCTTGCAAAGTATCGCACAACACATCTTGTATTCAACGATGATATCCAG GGGACAGCATCTGTTGTTCTGGCCGGGCTTATCGCATCTCTAAAACTACTTGGTGGAACACTTGCTGACCATACATTTTTATTCTTAGGTGCTGGAGAG GCTGGAACTGGTATTGCTGAGCTCATAGCACTTGAGATAACAAAAAAG ACTAGTGTTCCATTAGAAGTGGCTCGAAAGAAGATTTGGCTGGTTGATTCTAAG GGACTGATTGTAAGTTCTCGTGTGGAGTCCCTTCAGCACTTCAAAAAGCCATGGGCTCATGATCACGAACCTGTTAAGGAACTTATAGATGCCGTGAAG GCAATAAAGCCAACTGTTCTAATAGGAACTTCCGGAGTTGGAAAAACATTTACGAAGGAAGTTGTTGAGGCTATGGCTTCTCTCAATCCG AAACCTCTTGTTATGGCTCTGTCAAATCCAACATCACAAGCTGAATGTACAGCTGAGGAAGCTTATACATGGAGTAAG GGTCATGCAATCTTTGCTAGTGGAAGCCCATTTGACCCTTTCGAGTTTGAGGGACGGACATTTGTGTCTGGCCAG GCCAATAACGCCTACATATTCCCTGGATTTGGTTTGGGGATTATTATGTCCGGCACAATCCGTGTGCATGATGATATGCTACTAGCAGCCT CGGAAGCTTTAGCAGCTGAGGTGACCGAGGATGACTATTTAAAGGGACGGATATACCCACCATTCACTAACATCAGAAAAATATCAGCTCATATAGCAGCCGAAGTAGCTGCAAAGGCATATGAACTTG GTTTAGCAACACATCTCCCTCGTCCTAAGGATCTCGTTAAGTATGCTGAAAGCTGTATGTACACTCCAGTCTACCGTCACTATCGCTAA
- the LOC107847755 gene encoding NADP-dependent malic enzyme isoform X3: MESTLKELSNGESVLDVKDKCGVGGGVEDLYGEDRATEDQTITPWTFSVASGYSLLRDPHYNKGLAFTDAERDAHYLRGLLPPSVSNQELQEKKVMHNLRLYQVPLQRYMAMMDLQERNERLFYKLLIDNVEELLPVVYTPTVGEACQKYGSIFKRPQGLFISLKEKGKILEVLKNWPEKSIQVIVVTDGERILGLGDLGCQGMGIPVGKLSLYTALGGVRPSVCLPITIDVGTNNQQLLDDEFYIGLKQKRARGQEYAELLLEFMSAVKQNYGERVLIQFEDFANHNAFELLAKYRTTHLVFNDDIQGTASVVLAGLIASLKLLGGTLADHTFLFLGAGEAGTGIAELIALEITKKTSVPLEVARKKIWLVDSKGLIVSSRVESLQHFKKPWAHDHEPVKELIDAVKAIKPTVLIGTSGVGKTFTKEVVEAMASLNPKPLVMALSNPTSQAECTAEEAYTWSKGHAIFASGSPFDPFEFEGRTFVSGQANNAYIFPGFGLGIIMSGTIRVHDDMLLAASEALAAEVTEDDYLKGRIYPPFTNIRKISAHIAAEVAAKAYELGLATHLPRPKDLVKYAESCMYTPVYRHYR, translated from the exons ATGGAGAGCACATTGAAGGAATTATCAAATGGTGAGTCTGTTCTTGACGTAAAAGATAAATGTGGCGTAGGAGGTGGTGTTGAGGATTTGTATGGAGAGGATAGAGCCACGGAAGATCAGACTATTACCCCATGGACTTTTTCTGTTGCCAG TGGATATAGTTTGTTACGTGATCCACACTACAACAAAGGGCTTGCCTTCACTGATGCAGAGAGAGATGCTCACTATCTGCGTGGCCTTCTACCTCCCAGCGTTTCAAACCAAGAACTTCAG GAGAAGAAAGTGATGCACAATCTCCGCCTGTATCAAGTTCCACTGCAAAGATACATGGCCATGATGGATCTTCAG GAAAGAAATGAGAGGTTATTTTACAAGCTTCTCATCGATAATGTTGAAGAGCTATTGCCAGTAGTTTATACCCCGACAGTTGGTGAGGCTTGCCAGAAGTATGGAAGCATTTTCAAGCGTCCTCAGGGTCTCTTTATCAGCTTAAAggaaaa GGGAAAGATTCTTGAGGTATTGAAAAACTGGCCTGAGAAGTCTATCCAAGTCATTGTTGTTACTGATGGAGAGCGGATATTAGGACTTGGTGATCTTGGCTGTCAG GGCATGGGTATTCCTGTTGGAAAGCTCTCTCTTTATACTGCTCTTGGGGGTGTTCGTCCCTCAGTA TGTCTACCTATAACCATCGATGTTGGCACGAACAATCAGCAATTACTGGATGACGAGTTCTATATTGGACTCAAGCAGAAAAGAGCTAGGGGGCAG GAATATGCTGAACTTCTGTTGGAGTTTATGTCTGCAGTTAAGCAAAACTATGGAGAGAGAGTCCTCATTCAG TTTGAAGATTTTGCAAACCACAATGCATTTGAGCTTCTTGCAAAGTATCGCACAACACATCTTGTATTCAACGATGATATCCAG GGGACAGCATCTGTTGTTCTGGCCGGGCTTATCGCATCTCTAAAACTACTTGGTGGAACACTTGCTGACCATACATTTTTATTCTTAGGTGCTGGAGAG GCTGGAACTGGTATTGCTGAGCTCATAGCACTTGAGATAACAAAAAAG ACTAGTGTTCCATTAGAAGTGGCTCGAAAGAAGATTTGGCTGGTTGATTCTAAG GGACTGATTGTAAGTTCTCGTGTGGAGTCCCTTCAGCACTTCAAAAAGCCATGGGCTCATGATCACGAACCTGTTAAGGAACTTATAGATGCCGTGAAG GCAATAAAGCCAACTGTTCTAATAGGAACTTCCGGAGTTGGAAAAACATTTACGAAGGAAGTTGTTGAGGCTATGGCTTCTCTCAATCCG AAACCTCTTGTTATGGCTCTGTCAAATCCAACATCACAAGCTGAATGTACAGCTGAGGAAGCTTATACATGGAGTAAG GGTCATGCAATCTTTGCTAGTGGAAGCCCATTTGACCCTTTCGAGTTTGAGGGACGGACATTTGTGTCTGGCCAG GCCAATAACGCCTACATATTCCCTGGATTTGGTTTGGGGATTATTATGTCCGGCACAATCCGTGTGCATGATGATATGCTACTAGCAGCCT CGGAAGCTTTAGCAGCTGAGGTGACCGAGGATGACTATTTAAAGGGACGGATATACCCACCATTCACTAACATCAGAAAAATATCAGCTCATATAGCAGCCGAAGTAGCTGCAAAGGCATATGAACTTG GTTTAGCAACACATCTCCCTCGTCCTAAGGATCTCGTTAAGTATGCTGAAAGCTGTATGTACACTCCAGTCTACCGTCACTATCGCTAA
- the LOC107847755 gene encoding NADP-dependent malic enzyme isoform X2: MISFTIPNFLRKALGKRRSGRINIRVVMESTLKELSNGESVLDVKDKCGVGGGVEDLYGEDRATEDQTITPWTFSVASGYSLLRDPHYNKGLAFTDAERDAHYLRGLLPPSVSNQELQEKKVMHNLRLYQVPLQRYMAMMDLQERNERLFYKLLIDNVEELLPVVYTPTVGEACQKYGSIFKRPQGLFISLKEKGKILEVLKNWPEKSIQVIVVTDGERILGLGDLGCQCLPITIDVGTNNQQLLDDEFYIGLKQKRARGQEYAELLLEFMSAVKQNYGERVLIQFEDFANHNAFELLAKYRTTHLVFNDDIQGTASVVLAGLIASLKLLGGTLADHTFLFLGAGEAGTGIAELIALEITKKTSVPLEVARKKIWLVDSKGLIVSSRVESLQHFKKPWAHDHEPVKELIDAVKAIKPTVLIGTSGVGKTFTKEVVEAMASLNPKPLVMALSNPTSQAECTAEEAYTWSKGHAIFASGSPFDPFEFEGRTFVSGQANNAYIFPGFGLGIIMSGTIRVHDDMLLAASEALAAEVTEDDYLKGRIYPPFTNIRKISAHIAAEVAAKAYELGLATHLPRPKDLVKYAESCMYTPVYRHYR, translated from the exons ATGATCTCATTTACCATACCCAATTTCCTG AGAAAGGCATTGGGCAAAAGAAGATCAGGACGAATAAACATAAGAGTGGTTATGGAGAGCACATTGAAGGAATTATCAAATGGTGAGTCTGTTCTTGACGTAAAAGATAAATGTGGCGTAGGAGGTGGTGTTGAGGATTTGTATGGAGAGGATAGAGCCACGGAAGATCAGACTATTACCCCATGGACTTTTTCTGTTGCCAG TGGATATAGTTTGTTACGTGATCCACACTACAACAAAGGGCTTGCCTTCACTGATGCAGAGAGAGATGCTCACTATCTGCGTGGCCTTCTACCTCCCAGCGTTTCAAACCAAGAACTTCAG GAGAAGAAAGTGATGCACAATCTCCGCCTGTATCAAGTTCCACTGCAAAGATACATGGCCATGATGGATCTTCAG GAAAGAAATGAGAGGTTATTTTACAAGCTTCTCATCGATAATGTTGAAGAGCTATTGCCAGTAGTTTATACCCCGACAGTTGGTGAGGCTTGCCAGAAGTATGGAAGCATTTTCAAGCGTCCTCAGGGTCTCTTTATCAGCTTAAAggaaaa GGGAAAGATTCTTGAGGTATTGAAAAACTGGCCTGAGAAGTCTATCCAAGTCATTGTTGTTACTGATGGAGAGCGGATATTAGGACTTGGTGATCTTGGCTGTCAG TGTCTACCTATAACCATCGATGTTGGCACGAACAATCAGCAATTACTGGATGACGAGTTCTATATTGGACTCAAGCAGAAAAGAGCTAGGGGGCAG GAATATGCTGAACTTCTGTTGGAGTTTATGTCTGCAGTTAAGCAAAACTATGGAGAGAGAGTCCTCATTCAG TTTGAAGATTTTGCAAACCACAATGCATTTGAGCTTCTTGCAAAGTATCGCACAACACATCTTGTATTCAACGATGATATCCAG GGGACAGCATCTGTTGTTCTGGCCGGGCTTATCGCATCTCTAAAACTACTTGGTGGAACACTTGCTGACCATACATTTTTATTCTTAGGTGCTGGAGAG GCTGGAACTGGTATTGCTGAGCTCATAGCACTTGAGATAACAAAAAAG ACTAGTGTTCCATTAGAAGTGGCTCGAAAGAAGATTTGGCTGGTTGATTCTAAG GGACTGATTGTAAGTTCTCGTGTGGAGTCCCTTCAGCACTTCAAAAAGCCATGGGCTCATGATCACGAACCTGTTAAGGAACTTATAGATGCCGTGAAG GCAATAAAGCCAACTGTTCTAATAGGAACTTCCGGAGTTGGAAAAACATTTACGAAGGAAGTTGTTGAGGCTATGGCTTCTCTCAATCCG AAACCTCTTGTTATGGCTCTGTCAAATCCAACATCACAAGCTGAATGTACAGCTGAGGAAGCTTATACATGGAGTAAG GGTCATGCAATCTTTGCTAGTGGAAGCCCATTTGACCCTTTCGAGTTTGAGGGACGGACATTTGTGTCTGGCCAG GCCAATAACGCCTACATATTCCCTGGATTTGGTTTGGGGATTATTATGTCCGGCACAATCCGTGTGCATGATGATATGCTACTAGCAGCCT CGGAAGCTTTAGCAGCTGAGGTGACCGAGGATGACTATTTAAAGGGACGGATATACCCACCATTCACTAACATCAGAAAAATATCAGCTCATATAGCAGCCGAAGTAGCTGCAAAGGCATATGAACTTG GTTTAGCAACACATCTCCCTCGTCCTAAGGATCTCGTTAAGTATGCTGAAAGCTGTATGTACACTCCAGTCTACCGTCACTATCGCTAA